The Phlebotomus papatasi isolate M1 chromosome 3, Ppap_2.1, whole genome shotgun sequence genomic sequence CAAACCGTCCTTTTTTCTTTCATCACACAACTTCCATGAAATTCAATAGatgtaacataaaaaaaaaaacatatttataatgttataagaagcaaaatgtaaaaataaatgtGAAACATCCTGAAATGtcgtttattttaaattgaattatcctGCGATTTTGGAATCCGTTAAAGAACAAAAAACCATCACAGAGCAACGCACGTTTGCAATGGAGATGACATATTTAGATTTATTGCttcgttaaaattttaaatgaaaatcgatACTACGTCGaaactaaaaaataattaccCCGAATTTGAGTCTTGCTATTTAGAGATGTTTGGTAACTTAAAGCTAATATAAGTTTAAGTTTATGGAAAAAACTACGACAAATAGGATGCAATCCTTTTCAAATTGAGTGGCAggcaataaagaaaaataaagaaaaagaaaaagagatgaAGAAGAGATGATGAAGCAAAACTATTAGTGAAAAACCCCAGTCTGGAAATGCCTTTGAATTCTCAAACAAGAGTCTCGATCCTCACGGGGAAGCTGTATAAAACAACTCctttaaccctctatcaggtaagacataagaccgtctcaagacgaTCATTCTATAAATCGCTTTTACTGCGGTAATATTACTTTTTCGAAGTTAAAATATCTACAAATAGAAACTAATGCTTCCGAAAGAGATGAAAATATGCTAATAGGTCTGAATCTGAAGTCAGACGGTGAAATGGGGTTCGATATCTTAGAAATTGGAAcaactaatgccctagacacacttacgactaaagtccataGACGACTAAGCTCCTTCATaaccaagtcagttcctgacacattacaaacgaggcttaacattcaCTGGTCTCCACAAAACATAGAATTTAAGGGTTTTTATtcagatatttttattgtaatatacATGTactatatttaaaatgaaactatttgtgaAGTTGTATCTCAGTTCACgtacaataattattgttaattgcaattatttgtgaggtggaagctattTTGCGACTTAGCCAAATTTCTGCGATTCTAgtaaataattcttgttgttatgcgtgaattgtgaagtaaatttacaaatttcattttcaaaggagatTAGtccaaagttatgttttgtgagtcgcagtgaatgttaagcctcgtttgtagtatGTCAGGAACTGAATttgctatgaacgagcttaggcGTCTCTGGACTTTAATCGCaattgtgtctagggcataagacagTTTTCTAGGGATCTGGAAATGAAGAGGTCATTATAATGTGATTGAAAACATCAGTGAGTACCGCTGGTAGTACGGGGACGACACTTTTAAGGGGTGACATGggtctcaggtcaaaaaaatcaatttgtttcttatttattttttattttatagtataatatttgaaaaatattttctaaaaatttcaagtcaatcggagtaaaactctcggaggtagagcagttttagttatgcattccgccTGCGCgcgcaaatttttgtaaaactttaaacgcgtttttctcagaataccgttttacaatgcggtagtcaaggctactcagagtctactgaaccgatctttctgaaatttttcatacttgttttgagaaatattatctactgtttgaacgaaggatttgcacttcctttaatcagaaccatttttacaatacaaaatgtgttgcaaaatagggtaaaattgatactttatACAAAAACGTTTgttaaaaatccaatttttttttcaaaaatccctcgttcatccaggggtccaactaatcctctaacagagtatattgtgttttttgatttcaaatgaacatactgggagaaatcctgcctaccgcaaggtctgttttttgagaAATGGTTATGAAAATCAGCTActaacggtcgaattttcaaaatttttcacttttttttattattttttttctaaagttactctttcatatctcaaaaaagttggaatttctaaaatattttcgacacaatgaattattatcagaaaaaaaggcctattttttgacctgaaagacccatgtaaccccttaaattaCAAAAGATCAACCCAATATTATGTCAGTGTCAAACTCTTCAAACTTAAAGCAAACAAATATACATACCTACAGCTTGGATCTCAATAATCCTATAAAGACTGAGTTTTCTAGTTAAACATTTTTCCCATAGctttgcaaaattttgaaaagattatCGTGGAGTTTGCGCGACCTTGGTTTATAATTTTGACAGTGTTTGTTGGTTCGATGGGGAGCAGCCTGAGGTTTGTAGGTTATTAAACCATTCCTCCTCCTGATTTTATGAACCAAACTCCAATGTACAGTACAGTAcccgctctctaatccagatcggcgtaatccggacgagttatcgatggttacatttaaaataattttgaggtcatgcatgcatgtgtgttcagcaatgaaaatgaattatcctgtaatgtttttgtttaataaatgaagtataatagcatagaattctctaattatatcttttttagcttcattaaaacttttattctaattctacataaaaaatcttgtattatattttcgagacgttgaacaaattcaaaaaatccatccgcataacgaagcggacatctgccatattgtctcccaatcatccggataacgaagcgggcactgtattccCATCTTTTTGCCAACATCACGCATGGAAAGATTGAGTTGCTTCTCGAAAAGCTTTAGCACTTTCTTTTCCATCCCCTTGTCCTGAAGGGATCaggaatattcttttttttgcattttttttacacttttgtttttcccagtttgtctttggaatctttgtcttaggtaatttttgtttttttggaaactttatctttggaaatcttgtctttcatatattttaaacaagtaaattttattaaataaaataatgatattacaatgttgtttattgaagtttttagtttcgttccgggcaaatggaaattttctgagaaaagggaaatttttggaaagttaaaATATACTTATGCAAAATGTattacagacaaaatttacgaaaattgtacaaaatgtatgtaATGTATGTATGTAATGTGTCAGAAAGACATTCaaaatctttttcttatttGATGAAACGCAgttaaattatcaatttttaacCTGTTAGCAACTACTTCAGTTGCATCGAATTCACTTTaactcaattcaattcaattcccttaatatattatatttaattgataatattatttatttaaataggtCAGACTGACCTCTATAGAGTGTTAAATAGATATTGAATTCCTAATGCTCCATATgctccttgatttttttttaaacgtgcTTGTTCGATTGTAAACGAGCGATATGCAATGTACTGCTCATTTTGAAAAGCTCCAAAAACTCTTAATAAATTACTATATTActgaaaattgtaattttaacaaataaacTACAAATGAAATATACTTATTATGGTGTCTCTAGTTCAGGATTTCGCTGCGTATATATTATCTTCTTTCCGTTTAACTTatcttcattttaaatttaaaatacagacgagaaaagtaaaattttcccAAGTGTGTCTTGGGTAGCTCTGAGCCACTGCACCTTAGCAAATTTGCAGTTTTGCTCAATTGCAGTACTAGAAGTGTGTCTAAGCTGTAGTGCCTCCGCTGCGTTTGGAGCAGTGTCAGGGagattttcatcaaattttccgCTTTTCTACAAGAAATACCCAATAAAATCATGTCTTTTCACCTCAGCACCAAAGAAAGACTCCTTGCGATAGTGGATGATATCGAAATTATTGCCAAGTAAGTTTATTTTGAACAAATTGTGAAATAACAATACCTAACCTCACTTTTCATGTCCAGGGAATTGATAGAGAACACCATTGCTCCCAAGCACCAGAAGATTTCCAGTGCGGAGCATGCCCAACTCGTGGAACTGCTCGTGGCTAAGGATGCTGAGTTAAAGTCGGTGTTGCAGTTGGCCAGTGATCAGACAAAAATAGAACAGAAGATGAATTCCCTGAAAGCCCAGGTTGAGCTGCAGGATCAGGAGATTAATCAGCTGCAGAAGCAGCTGAAGGAGGCTGAGCAAGTTTTGTCGACAGCACTGTTTCAGGCTCGTCAGAAACTGGCTAGTATTGCGCGGGCGAATAAGAAACCCGTGCCGTCAGAGGAGCTCATTAAATATGCTCATAGAATTAGTGCTTCCCATGCAATCTCTGCCCCACTGACTTGGCAGCAGGGTGATCTGAGGCGTCCCTATCCCACGGATATCGAGATGCGACTGGGTTTCCTGGGCAAATCGGATCTCAGTATAAATGGACACAGCCTGCAGCATCACAGTAGTCTCAATGAGATGCACAGGAACACCACAGGAGGTGACTATCTCATGATAATATTCCTTTTTTTGTTTGGGGATTTTCTCATGGTTGACGATTTGTCGTAGAAGTTCCGGCCTCGGCTCAGAATCAGTTTGCTTGGCATCCTTCCGGAGAGCTTCATATGTCCGTCCTGGCGTCCGGAGGATCAATTCTGCTGGACACACGGTTTGATTCCCTACCAAATTCTTCCTTCAATCCACTCAGAATGCTCAATTCCTCCCCTTTCCCTTTCAGCGGCCGCAAAAATGCCTCCCAAGTTGAAGTTGAGGTTATGTCCACGGAATCCTCAAGTTCCAGCTCAAGTGATTCCCAATAGAAAGGTAAGTTTCCCCATCGACCCTCGCAGCATTCCCACGAAGAAATCTCTCTCAAATACCATTTTGTCATAAATAATTAGAAATAATGATGAGAATGAGAAACAggatattttctttgaaattccGTCTCCCTTCTCCTGGATCGAAAAACAAGACAAAGTTCCCGGAAAAAAAGGAGGTAGAGTAGAggtgcacagaaaaaaaaagaggaagaaaaaaattcttataatttggATGAGAGGAGGATGGTGCACAAGGagtggagagagagagagctttCCAATCAAGCTTTTCCTACCCCGTCAACAAAAGTATATTATTTGTGCTGtgccaagaaaatatttttctctttttctgtagggtggaatcaccagttctcgccagtgccccacttctcgccacttacattgaaatcgctatttttcgcaatttatgaaataaatgagtcgcaatttttttgtattgtttctgcttctacgcatagaatcgaaaaataataattattcgttttggattcacgattttgaacactttttagagcaatattttaagcaagtgcatcgaatccaacatctcttaccaaatgtactaagtgtcgtcaaattttcatcaggccaaaaatacctatttgggtaaataatttgtctattgaatatttaattgcacttgtggaatacataaaatttgtatttagtcaattaatatttcattttatattatttttgtataaaaatgaggcatggcgagaagtggtaatattctggaattgattttaccacctgtcgccatatcttttcaataggcgacgctaacttcacttcgtgcattctcagttgtcaaatctgcattgtttactttctgcaaaagccccataatttgatttctcaaataaaagtgaagaaaaattatttaaagagagtaatataaagtgatcacaaggaaagagaaatggtgaatgcattcttttcatagcattgcctaaaataaccgagtgtggttcttttcaagtgggtggcgagaagtggttacaaattttacaaaactggcgaaaagtggtaaaaagtggcgacgaaatggtgatttttgcattattaataaaaatcagttttttaagtagtccagcgttatgttctaggattattgttttcacgtatctagagccaatacatctaagtaactttgtgtcaaatttgacttatcttgtaacaaggattcaaaagttatgattaaatgaatttaattttttcctaaacatggcgatagccggttattccaccctacatgGGCTTTGCTGGAGCTCCTTCATTTTCTTCATGTTCCAAAACATTCTACACACCGTCTCTATGTAATCTCTCTTTCTCTCCAACCATTTTCAACACTCTTCGCCTTACCATTTAATAAAGGTATACATATGTATAGATGGGAATATAGCACGCTATATATGAAATGACGGTAACGCCAACATCAAGCGAAGACTTTTCAGTTCATCAGAGCTTCTCAAATATCTCCCTTTTTGCCGcgcgtttaaaaaaaaaataacaattgttCATCAAATAAGGACGTAATCCCATTTCCTTCTCAGATGAGCAGATAAAAGTATTTTGCAGCAAgctcaaaattaaattcaatgcaTTTTACAGATTTTCACTTCTTCTAAAACACATTTTCTTAAAGATATTTCGTCATATTCGTCAAATGCTTATCACTATCGTCAAGTTAGGtcgttttttattgaaaatttctagataaggtaaagtatcctcgagTCGAACGCCTCTCAACTCGACCACCCTAGGTTCCTCAAGTCGATACTTCAGTTTGTATAtacttcagaaaacccctttttgtttaagaaaatgggtaattatttcatttgaaaacttcacgtaccgttagcaataaagattaacacttaatttaactaaaattagccagaaatattacataaatgttaaacaaaacgaataaacaacagtcacctcattgtgtttttcattggaaaacatggtcgattgatgtaaaattcgatggtgaaaagatacacttttcctttttctgagaaattaacaaattaaaatttgcgaatatgaatggattttcgttttatttggagcaaaattaactatataatgaaactgtggtatagaaaatataaaaatacaataatttagtattgtatttatcatgaaaacaatgacgtttccatttggagtagcgaaaaatttccatttggcgcaggttttgaattagcttaatttaccctatagggtcaattatttcataattaattcaaatcagaGAAAAtgtcatagaaattgaccataatatactgaaaaaatcataaaaatgcgGAACGTAaaagtatttcttaaataaaaattcgcaatttttcatcaaattatggcgtactttttgatattcttggCTTTTTTCTTTAGgaattaattcaattattaCCCTTACAAATTgcttgagaattcaaattttgagtctaatcgcaagttgaggactttatctttattactgtgtaaaaattttagtttcatgactaagttaaagattaatttaatgtattaaaattgaaagtgcatttcaaataaattgttcctcaattcgaccggtcgacgaatcatagcAAGTAAAGCTATTTTCACTTGAATGTTCTACTTCTGAATAAATTCATAAgagtttccctatttattttattgattaactaaattttaagtgctatTATTATGTATTGAACAAGCCAAAGTTAAATCTGTGGCTTTATAGTTTTGtggtttgtttaattttaagaaaaaatgggtggtcgagtagaggaaccccaTGCGGTCGAGTAGAAAAACACTAATATTAAAGTGGTCGAGTTGAGGAAAACttcgcatttttaaaacattttaattttttttataatttaaaattatattatgactaaatGATGTTTACAATTAGATAGATAAGAATCTATTCAATAGTTTTTGGTGTAAAAACCCTATCAAGAAACACAAATTATAAcggttttttcataagtttttctcaaaatctatccttaagtggtcgacatgAGGTAAAgtggtactttaccttatttttcaTCATTACACAAATAATCTGCTAAAGCAATTAATTTCCGGTAGCTAGGACAATTGCTTATCCTGGGAAAATTAGGTTATCGTTTGTTTGttgaaagtttgtcaaaagtatGAAAAaggggatggcaaagcgtcccagggtTTACGAAGAGCTTGAACTCCTGACTAGTACTTTCGCACCATTTATCttttatcggttctcaaccgatttaaaccgattcgtaaataacaataaaaaattactcTTGAGGttacggataaaaattagttatcggttagaACCGGTTAATCGATGAACATTGGCTCAAGCTTGTTAGGAATTCCCagacctttttaacctttgacttcgaaaaatcgttattaggaatgattcaactgtattttTGTACAagacgaaatatccgcctgaGTAATCTCGAAACACACTAAGCAATCCTAAAAAAACATGACTTTGGAGGGGTAGGGGAGAAATGGGGGAATTGAAGGACATTTAATGGTCCCAAGATAGACTTATGGAGGTCTCCAGAAGATcataagtctctatctctaaccgtttgacctgtaAGCGTGCTAACGGCCAGACGGACAGACAAATAGCGTGACGTcgaaaaactcgaaacttcaaattttcaaaattctaccaaaatacaacCCTTTGGGAGATAAGAAGTCCAAATATATAAATCGAGGGATTAATATAGTGCTCTCTCTCTATAGAGTACGAGGagtaaaatgtatgaaaatgagacaaatgTCAACGATTTATAGCGAAttggggaagtgctcataattttggacagcttctaatttaggaaattttgagggtaaaattggacactaaaattgattaaaattatggatttttatttcaatatttaatgattaatgaattctatctaaatatttattctttttggaagacTCTTCTTTTTAAGGCTTCCGGAAAGGCGaaggaatgcgcgaatccgcgcgtacccAAAGTCaactacggttcccttacacaAACAAGAAAAGGACTTGGTAATATATTTTCTTGAAATGGAAAATAATGGGCAtactattgaggcggattagctgtccaaaattacaagcaaagtgtccaaatttacagccaaggtatccaaaattagagtcaaattcacctctacatatcagtTCATTATTAagcgtattaagactaattttagtaaaaataaagacaataaacagcttgccaagtttctaaaaaacctttctgaaaagagagtaacaaaaaaatcaattacagaagaatactcgctaattcggctcttttaagatcggatcTTAAAAACTACAAGACAGTAAACACGGAAAACTTAATTGCATAATCATAATAATTCAtatcatttcaatttaattttgaattaaagaaGCTTTGACATTTGAACAATTCGAATGGCTCAAATATTTGTTTGAAAGGCATTATATATATcgtgtttaaaaataaatcaatacttTCTTTTACAATTTGTTTGTCTTAACATACGCCagcttattatatttttttgcgtTCTGTCAGATGTACATTAGGTATTTAGAATACCATCTTTTGTGTGTTTCCTAAATCAAAATGGGTTTGAGCAAT encodes the following:
- the LOC129808186 gene encoding mediator of RNA polymerase II transcription subunit 4 isoform X2; protein product: MSFHLSTKERLLAIVDDIEIIAKELIENTIAPKHQKISSAEHAQLVELLVAKDAELKSVLQLASDQTKIEQKMNSLKAQVELQDQEINQLQKQLKEAEQVLSTALFQARQKLASIARANKKPVPSEELIKYAHRISASHAISAPLTWQQGDLRRPYPTDIEMRLGFLGKSDLSINGHSLQHHSSLNEMHRNTTGVPASAQNQFAWHPSGELHMSVLASGGSILLDTRGRKNASQVEVEVMSTESSSSSSSDSQ
- the LOC129808186 gene encoding mediator of RNA polymerase II transcription subunit 4 isoform X1; the protein is MSFHLSTKERLLAIVDDIEIIAKELIENTIAPKHQKISSAEHAQLVELLVAKDAELKSVLQLASDQTKIEQKMNSLKAQVELQDQEINQLQKQLKEAEQVLSTALFQARQKLASIARANKKPVPSEELIKYAHRISASHAISAPLTWQQGDLRRPYPTDIEMRLGFLGKSDLSINGHSLQHHSSLNEMHRNTTGEVPASAQNQFAWHPSGELHMSVLASGGSILLDTRGRKNASQVEVEVMSTESSSSSSSDSQ